The window CTGATGCTATTTGTTCGGCGGTTTCACGCGGGATAGGTTCGCCATCGCCGGTTGAATTGATAATGCTCAGGTAAGCATCGTTTGATAAATATTCTTTTAGTTTCTTGTTATCGAAAACATTTGCGCCAAAATAATCGGAAATTTTGCTTGACGGGGGTTTTACTTCGGGAATTGTTCGTGTTAGTACCGTTTCGAGGGCTTTAAATCTGAAATTCATCATTTTTTTAGGTAATTGATAATCAAAAATAAGCTAATCTGATTATAAACCTTAAAAAATCGGATAAAAATCGAAAAAAAATCTACCAGGGCTGGCCCATTTCATATCAATATTTTAATCACACCTATATAATACTGTACATTGTTGCTATAAAATCTATAGAAAACATGGATTTTATGTGATAATATCATAGTAAATTGGCTTATTTTAAAATATTGCTTATTTTCTTTCCGATTTTTTAATGATATGTGAATATACGGTCTATTTGTGGTTGTTATTTTAATGAAATGATAAAAGTTTATTAATTTGATGTTATTTATTCGTTATTTTTTTGGTTAAATGAAAATATATCTATAATTTCAGGAAAAAATTAGAGAATTTGATTATAAAAATTGAAAAATGTATCATTTTGATAATTTTAAATCATATTTTTAATACAAAAACTCAAAATATTCTCTAATTTTAAATTATAGTAAGTGTTATTTTATAGTTTTATTAAGTTTTGTAAATATTTAATCGTTCACATATCATTCTAACTAACTAAATTTAAAAACAATGGAAGTAAACTTCACAAAAAGCAAACTCTTCGACTCGTTTCGACAGCTGACACGAGAGAAATGGGCACTTGGTGCAACAATTTTTTCGGGGAAGATCCTGGGGCTATTTATTGTAATTATTGCTATGATGGTAGTACCTGGCCTCATTTCAACATCTGCACATGCAGCCGATACTTATACGGCTCACGAAACATCAATGATCAATACGGTTAATACCATATGGACATTGGTGGCTGCGTTTTTAGTATTCGGTATGCAAGCCGGATTTGTGATGCTGGAAGCTGGTTTTGCACGTAAGCGCGAAACCGTTAACATTTTGATGGAGTGTATTTTTGATACTTGCCTTTGCGGTATTTTGTTTTGGGCTATAGGCTACGCATTTATGTTTGGCAGCGGCAACGGATTTATTGGTTGGGGTGGTGCCGACGGCAAAACCTGGTTCTTTTTACAAAATACGCCACTTACTTATGGCAGCACAGGTATCCCTGTATTAGCACACTGGATTTTCCAATACGCTTTTGCTGATACCTGCTCAACAATTGTATCCGGCGCAATGATCGGCCGTACAAGTTTCCGTGGAGATATACTTTACAGTATTGGTATCACTGGCTTTATCTACCCAATTTTAGGTCACTGGGCATGGGGCCCCGATGGCTGGTTAGTAGCCAAAGGTTTCCTTGATTTTGCTGGTTCTACAGTGGTTCACACTATTGGCGGTATCGCTTCATTAGTTGGTGCAATGGTTTTAGGCCCACGGCTAGGGCGGATATTTAAACGCGATGGCGGAGGCATGCCAGCCCCGCACAACCTTACCATTGCCGCAGTTGGTGGTTTCCTGCTTTGGTTTGGCTGGTATGGGTTTAACCCGGGTAGTACCTTATCTGCCATGGACGGACAAGGTATAGGCCGTGTAGCTGCCAATACTACTTTAGCTGCCTGCGCAGGCGGTATAGTGGCCATGTATTTTGCACTATGGTTTGGCGATACTAAAGGGAAATTTGATGTTGGCTTTACAGTTAACGGTTTCCTTGCAGGTTTAGTTGCTATTACAGCTTCGTGCTATTGGGTTAGTCCGCTTGGCGCTATATTATTAGGTGCAATATCGGGTGTTATTGTTTATTACGGTACACTTGCTTTAGAGTACTTCCGTATAGACGATCCGGTTGGTGCTGTTCCTGTACACGGCTTAAATGGTATCTGGGGTACCTTATCAATAGGCTTTTTTGCCTGCGGTAAATATGGTTTCACCGGCCCAACCGGACCAGATGATTCTAAACCGGTTACCGGCTTATTTTACGGTGGTGGTACCGAGCAGTTAATGCACCAGTTAGTAGGTAGTGCAAGCATCACTTTTGCCACATTTGCTATAGCTGGTATTATGATGTTTGTAATTGGTAAGTTCCCTTATCCATGGAAACTACGTGTAGAAGAGCATGGCGAACTAATGAAAGGCGGCATCGACGTATTTGAGCATGGTACTTCAGCTTACCCTGATCAGGAAGATGACGAAGTAAGCCTTAGCGGTTTATTCGAATCGGGTGTTAAAGCACCGTTAGCATAAAATGATATGACAGATCTGTACGGATAAGCAATTATCCGTACAGTTTCTTACACATCATAATATATTACTATCAGCTGCTTGCATGCAATGCTTTATACCGCCCAAAAAGCAAGCAGTTAATTTTTGATTTGTTACACCTTGTTTTAACCGGAAAACGACCGGCAGGGGTGAGCCATGTCAAATTTATTCAACAAAATTCATTCAACCCTTTAACAATTAAATATGAAAACCAAACAATTACTTTTACTTGCACTTTCAGCGTTTGTTTACACTGCACAGGCGCAGGACGCGGCTAAACCGGCCCCGGCCGATCCGCCTTTAACTATAACAGGCTCGGTTGATACTTATTATAAGTATGATTTTTCGGGCCATCAAAACATCCCTACAAGTTTCGCAACCGACCAGAATTCTGTATCTATCGGCATGATAGACCTGGGTTTAAAAAAGAAAGTTGGCAAAGCAGCTTTTGTAGGTGAATTGGCATTTGGCCCAAGGGGGCAGTATCAGTCTATCCCAAATGGTGATGGTACCGCTGCTAATGCGAACAATTCATTCCATATCCAGAATTTGTACGTATCGTACGATCTGACCGATAAATTCAATTTAACAGCAGGCTATATGGCTACATTTGTTGGGTACGAAGTAATTAGCCCTACAGGTAACTTTAATTATTCAACTTCATACCTGTTTACTTCAGGCCCTTTCCAGAATGCAGGTTTTAAAGCTACTTATTCATTTTCTGATAAAGTTAGTTTGATGGCGGGCATATTTAACGATAACTGGAATACCTACACTGCAAATAAAGACGTTTCAACTTTCGGCGCTCAGTTAATGATTGCCCCGGTAAAAGGCTGGACAGCATATTTTAACCTGGCAACCGGCCCTTCGTCAGGGACTATATTTGACCTGACAACTGCTTATCAAATAACCGACGCGTTTAAATTAGGTTTAAATGGTGCTACCTATACCCCTGCACATGGCGGCGGTGGTTACGATGGTGTTGCCCTTTATCCGCAATATGGCGTATCTAAAGATGTTACACTGGGCTTACGTTACGAGTATTTTGAACTTAAAGCGATTGGTACTACCCCAAAAGAACATATTTCAGGACTTACCTTTACAGCTAACTTAAAAGCAGGGCCACTTACCTTTATCCCTGAAGTTAGGTTTGACAGCTGGGGCGATAAAACTTACACATCATTTACAGATAGCAAAGGCTTAGCCACAACTTCAGCCTCGCAGTTTTCATTAGCTGCAGTATATGCTTTCTAATAAAACCTTATTATAAGTTAACTATAGCCGCCTCGCAATACGGGGCGGCTTTTTTATCTTTATACCATGAAAAATATTTTTTTGATACTGGCCTGCTGTTTTTTAGTTAAAACATCAATCGCTCAAACCGGGCAGTTAACGCTTGATGAGCGTAATAAATACATTTTTTACCAGGTTGTAGATAAGCCGGCAGTATCTGCTGACACTTTGTTTAACCGATGCCTGGCAGGGTACAGATCAAGGTATTTAAAATCGTTTTCAAAGATTGCCGTGGTGGGCAAACAATCAATTACTATTAAGTCAGCGTTTATTGTATATAGTAACGCGGGTTTAACTAAACATGAAGACGGCGATATGGCCTATGTAATGAATATTGAATTTAAAGAGGGTAAATATCGTTACTGGTTGACAGATTTTGTTTATTACCCGTATCAGCGTAATAGGTACGGCGTTTCCGAACGCAGCCCGGGAGTAGAGGTACCTCTGGAGCGCTTAAAAGACAAAGCAGGCACCAAAACTTTTGACAATTATGCAGACCAAATTGTGAAGCTTGGTATTAAAGAAGGTGAAGAAATTGCTTTATACCTGGCTACTCCGCAAAAAAAGACCACAACAACACCTAAAATAAATACGCGCAACTGGTAACTAAATTATTAGTTTGAAAGAGATTTGTTTGTTTATTTAATAAACTAATAATTTAGTTTATGTTTTATTGAAATAGTATGAAAAGTGCAATTTTTCGCAATATGATGTAATTGTATAGCGTTAAATAAGAAATTTAATTTCAACCATCATGCTAATTTCAGAATTTGATTTGTACAAGCGCGAGTGGCTTTCGCTTGTATTTAAGAACCGTAACCAACAATATGGCGCTTATGAACTAAGGAGCCATTATGGTAGTACAATGGTAAGGGCAATGGCTATAACATTTTTTAGTGTAGCGGCCTTTGGTATTACGGAAACAGTTATCTCGCGCAGCAAACCAATAGAACCCGGGCCTGATTTAGTGAGGGTGGTGCCGGTGACACTGCCTGATGACAAAGTTTATAAGATGCCGGAAAAGCATAAAGAGGCAGCTAAACCCAAGCAAGAAGTAAAACAGCAACCGCCTGCTGCAGCCAAACCGGTATCTACGCAAAATATTAATTATAAGCCTGTAGAGGATAATAAAGTAACCGAAGACCCTAAGCCAGTGGATCCAAACATTGCCAGCGGCACGGTGGATTTAAAGGTGGAAGGGAGCCCTGTAGGCACAAACGCGCCATTAGTAACTGAAGGGGTAAAGGGCGGAACAGGCACCGGAGAGGATAACGGAGAAAAAGGTATTAACGAAGTACAAGTTATGCCCGAGCCAGTTGGCGGAGTGAACGCCTGGTCTAAATTCCTGCAAAAGAACTTGCGTTATCCTATTATGGCACAGGAAGCCGGCGCCAGTGGTAAAGTATTTATGAGTTTTATTATTGAAAAGGACGGCCATCTGTCAGATATTACGGTAATGCGTAAGGTAGGGTATGGGTTTGATGAAGAAGCAACCCGTGTACTTAAAATAGCACCAGCCTGGAAACCCGGGATGCAAAATGGTCAGCCTGTACGGGTACGGTATACCATCCCTATTAATTTCCAGTTAACAGATCAGTAAATAGGTAATGTTAAAGGCCAAAGCAGGGATACCGCTTTGGCCTTTGCTTATATGGCTGTATAATATTCTTCTTTTTCGGTAGTGTGAATACTGATAACACCCGATAAGACCAGGTTAACCAATATCCGCTGGGCATTTTTACGGCTAATAGTAAGCAGTTTACAAAACTCCTTAATATCTATCCGGTTATGCTCCTGCAAATATCCCAGTAAGGCCTTTTCATTGGCCGAATATTCAATCAATACGCCCTGCTCATCGGCCGACCTTTTTAGTACGTCAACCACAATTTTACTGGCCAGTACACTTTTATCTTTCACCCGCACATATACCCACCATTTGCCGTCTTCGCCAAGGGCATAGTGTGGTTTAGTATCGCTGCTTTCAATATTCACTATCAATACCAACTTATCATCTACATACACTTCTTCAAAAACGGGTTCAAGTGCGGGGCGTATGTATTGCTGATTAGCTTTAGTGATCATATACTTCTCTTCATCCTCATACTTTACACCCGGTATCGATCCATCATCGGCAACGCCAATTAGTAACCGCCCACCCTTATTATTGGCAAACGCCACCATCGTTTTAGCTATCTTATCGCAACGGGTTATGGTCTTTTTAAAGTCTAAGGAAACCCCCTCGCCTTCAAAGATCAGCTTTTTAATATTCATCTCTATTTCTCTCTTCCTTAGTTTTGGGTAAGATAAGGGGAGAAGATCTCCATCCATCTTTCCGGGTTGGTAATAACGGTAAACCCAAATTGCTGATACAAACCATGTGCATCGGCCGTAGCTAACGACCATCGGCGTAAGCCCTGCAGATCGGGGTGTTCACGTATGGTTTGCATTAACCATTTTGATAATCCCTGGCCACGATATTCATTAAGCACAAACACGTCAGCTAAATACGCAAAAGTAGCTTTATCGCTTATTATCCTTGCGAAACCTATTTGTTTATCGTAATGATAAACACCAAAGCACATAGAATTTACTATTGCTATACGCAGCCTATCTGCGGGTATCCCTTTAGCCCAATACGATTCCTTGTCAAGGTAATGATATATCGTATCAAAGTCAAGCAGGTTTTGATCTGTGGAGATACTAAACCCTTTTTTATGATACGCCTCGTCGTTAATGATCACTTTCATAAATTATGATAATAAACGTGCATACGCTTCAGATTGTACCGTAGCGCATAGTTCGTTGTCATTATTAAATATTTCGATGGTAAAGGTGCGGATAAATTTACCCTCGCTTAGTAATATTTGCTCGGCTTCCAAAATAGTTGCATCATCTATACTAATACTAAAATGCAGGTTTTTGTGTGCCGGTTTTAAATATTGTACCTGGGCCGATTTAAGCCACACAATTACATTATGCCCCCGTCGCAAAAATATCTGATGAAAAAGCAAAGGGTAAAAAGGGTCGGCTGCCGAAAATATAGTGCCCCCGAAAATAGAGTTATTGTAATTTTTGTTAAAAATGCTTTTACTAACCTTTACTTCGACCCCCTTAAAACCCTTGGCAAACGATTTTACCCAAATGCGCTGAAAAAACAACGGCGGATAAAAGCGGATGGCCCATTTTAAGGCATTTTCTGAAATTGGCATGGCGCCTAAATATCATAAAAAAATTATGGAATGAATAATTTTGCCGGTACTAATACACCAATTTATATCCTATCCCCCTGATATTAATGATCTGCACGTTGGGGTCGGCATTCAGGTGTTTGCGCAGCCGGGTTACAAAAACATCAAGACTGCGCGCGTTAAAAAAGTTATCATCGCCCCAAATGGTATTCAGTAAAATACCTTTAGGCACCACCTGGTGTTTGTTTTTATATAACAGGCTAAGTAATTCGCTTTCCCTTGCAGTAATTCCCCACTTGTTTATGCCATGGGCAATGGTATTACGGCCGGCATCAAACAACAGGTTGCCTATTTCATAACTATTGTTTTTGCTGATGTTATCTGGCACCAACATACGGTTTGATGTAAGCAATACCTTTATACGGATGATCAGTTCTTCTACACTGAAGGGCTTTTTTAAATAATCGTTGGCGCCCAGTTCAAAGCCGGTTATTACATCCTTGGTTTGTGAACGCGCCGTGAGAAAGATAATAGGGGTTTGGGTATCGGTAGCCCTGATCCTTTTCGCCACTTCAAACCCGTCCATTTTTGGCATCATTACATCCAGCACCAGTATATGCGGCGCGTGTTGATAATAGTTTTGCAAAGCCTGTTCGCCATCGGCGGATAGTATCACTTTATAATCGCGGTCTTCTAAACTTTCCCTTACAATGTGGGCCAGCGATAACTCATCCTCGGCAAGCAGTATCTTTATTTTATCCATTGCTTAAAGGTAATGAAACGATAAATTCGGTGCCGGCACCTATTTCACTTTTTGCTATTACATTGCCACCGTGTGCTTCAATAATATGTTTAACATAACTTAAGCCCAAACCCGTGCCTTTTACATTATGCACATTGCCCGTAGGGACGCGATAAAATTTATCAAATATCATACTCAGGTTAGCCGCCGCTATGCCAATGCCATTATCCTTAACGGAAAAGCAGACGAAGCCACCTTGCTGATAACAGGTGATAGCAATATCGACCGTATTGCCGGCATATTTGATGGCATTATCAACCAAATTATTTAGCACGTTGCGAAAATGGAACAGGTCGGCATCAACGGTGTTTATTCCATCCTTATTTAAATAGGTGATGTTTACTTCTTTACCAATTTGTATTTGTTCGGTGTTAATAATATCATTTATTACCTCATTAATGTCCACCTGTACTTTATGAAGCTGTATTTCCTTATTTTCAAAAGTAGCAATATTCAATACCTTGGTTACCAAATCATTCAAGCGATTTAATTCATTGCGCGATGTTTGCAGGTAGCGTTGTGTTTTTTCGGTATCATTCAATGCGTTAAACTTTTGCAGCCCTTCAATGGCTACGGTAATTGTGGCTATCGGGGTTTTCAGCTCGTGCGTCATGTTGTTGATGAAATCGTCTTTCAGATCGGCCAGTTTTTTTTGCTGAAGAATAATGCGGATGGTATACGCAAACGATACGGCGGTGAGTATAATGAGCAATACCGAAGCAATAAGTGTAAACGCCATTGCTTTTAACACCGCATATTTTGAACCTTTAAAAATGGCCTGCAGGTACAAAGGCGGTTTGTTGGCAGAAAGCCCAAATATGCGCATACCGTAGTATTTGTATTCCTGTTCGGTAGTTGCACTGGGCCGCGTTGTGGTATCTATAATAGCATGATGCTCTGAAAGGTTTAAGTAATACGGTGCGTTGATATGTTGAATTTTCAAAGCGGCATCGAAATATTTTTGCAATTTCAGCCGTTCGGTTTGCAGGTAATTAGCTGCCAATACACCTATTCCCCTGCGCTGAAATTGGCCGCCGCGTGCAAGAAAAGTATCCCTGGCGGCACCTTTATATTTATCCATAATCATCTTCATATGGGCTTTATTAACAGGATCGCCCATATCTACTGTGGTTAAAACCCCCCAAAGGGATTGCATGGTAGTTGGCACGTAAAACGACATTTCGGTCAGCACCTCCGGCACTGTTGCTTTATGCTTGATCATCCGTTTATAGAAATCCCAGCGCCTGTTATCAATAGCTATAGTTGGCGATAAAATTTCGCCCGACAAAGGATCGATCGATATTTTTGACTTATCCGGAATTGCTATATAGGAACGTTGCGCGATGAGATTTTTTTTTGGCGGCAATGTAACGGTGGAATTTGCCAACGGACCAGGTTTAGTTAATGTGATGACTGTGCCGTTTTTACCTACAAGATATTTTGGGGAATTTGCAAAGATGTCTTTTGGAGTGATGGTTACGGGCTTAGCGGCCAGGGGGGCAAACATCCGTAAAGGGGTTATAGTCCTGTTCACTGGAATTAGTCCAAGCATGCCACCCGTCGGAGTGCTCATGTAAATGTTATAGGAGAAAAAAGGCCCCTTTGCATCCGTGAACGTTGTGGAGGTAGTATCTACTTTGATTTTGATTTGGCTGGTATCACTCAGCCGTTTTACCATCATCACCCGTATCGAATCAAAATACCTTTTCTTGCAACTGTCCAACGCCTGCTGCATGGCTATATCAATTTTATTTTCGAATGTTTTTTTGTTGACATAATAAGCATTCACTGTCCAGTACAGCTGAAAAGCAACTATAGCGATCAATGAAAGCGATACCAGCCCGAATGCAATTTTTAATTTCTTTTCCATTATGAATATTAGCCTGGATAAAGGTATTTATCCCATAGTGAATTTGCTTATTCTGTTAACACACATTAACATAAAGTAAGGGATTTTAATTAAATCACTATTTGTAACTTTTTTGCTTTAAATGAAAAATGGATGAAAATTTTTAAACAAAGTACCATGGTTCACGTTTTAGGTTTATGTTACTTAACAGAATAGTTTATCAGTTATTTAATACCTATGAAAAAGCAAATTTTAAGTTTAGCCCTTGTGGCGACGATAATCGGGTCAATTGCAGCGGGCTGCAGTTCCAATAAAGCAGCAAGTGGCACAGACAGTGCAAGAGTGGATTCGGCAAAAATGAGTGCGCCGGCTAAAACCGATACCACCATGCGGACCGATACCATGAAAAAGGATACCACCAAAACGCCGCCAAAAATGTAAAGATCAGTTCATAAAAAAAGAGGCTGTCTCAGAAGTCCGAGAACAGCCTCTTTTTCTTTAACTTATTCGGATGGAGGTGGTAGAGAGCGTTTCGCACAAACGATTCTCAGAACCTTGATTTTACTTATGAGACAATCTCTTTTTTTTAGGTTCTTCTATCTGGTGTAATACAGCAAAACTGCGCCGCATGCGAACGGTTTACAGTTCACAAGTTTCAGCTCTAAATCGTTTTTTAAAGGATTAAAAGTTTGCTGTCCGTTACCAAGTTCAGCAGGGTTTACGAATAAATAAAACTCGTCAACCAAATCATGCTGAATTAATGAGGATGCAAACGAGTCGCCCCCATAAACAATAATATCTTTTCCGTTTTTGTTTTTCAAAACTTTTATTTCCTCTTTTATATCGCCGCTTATAATTGTTGTATTGTCCCACTTGCTGACCTTGAGCGTATTTGAAAAAACGGCATTAGGAATCTCTTTGAATAACTTTCCCAATTGATGCTCGGTATCGTTGGGGTTGCTTGCTACTTCGGCCCAATATGGAATAAAACCCTCTGCTGTTTTTCGTCCATGTAAAATGCAGTCAACACTCTTAAGGTTGTCGATACTAAAATTCGACATTCCGCTGTCCCATTTGTTATCAAGTAAAATATTCATTTGTAATTTTAACTTTCTCATGTCGATCCATTTTATGGTTAGTTGATATTTCAAAGTTACATGGTCGATGACTACAGGAAAAGGCAAAATCACGACATTTTAACGTTATGATTACGACATTTTAAGAAAGTTGCCATCGCAATTACACATTCGCTTTAAAATAAAAAAGAGGCTATCCTTTTGAGACAGCCTCTTTTTCATTTTAATATTGTCTTAGTACTTCAAATGCTTTATCAGGCATGCCAATAGGGGCTCCCGGCGGCATCTCCAAAGCGGGTTGAGGCTGGAATTTATCTGGTGATTTCTCAAATTCCTCAATTTCCGATAACCCCAATAGTAGCGAAGCTTTTTGCTTGGCTTCAGCGCTCGTCGCTTTGCCCTTCATCCATTCCTCCAGGTCATGCACTTTTAACAAAGCTTCGCCGCGCACGTTTTCGCCGGTATGGGTATCGGCAGCTAACGATAACAGGTGTTTTAACATCAGGTTATTCACCAGTATTTGCAATTCTCCTTTGTAGCCTGGTAATAATGGGGCCTTCCATGTTTTATCCAGCATCTTATCCAATACCGGTAATAAGCCAGGCTGTTTGCTGTCGCGGGCGTTGTATTCAATTAAGCGGGCCGCCCGTTCACTGTTCAGCATATAATCAATAGTTGTTTCTGCAGCAGTTTCGGCAGCAGCAATAGGGTCAAAGGTTGGCCCGGTATGTCCGCCAAAAGTTTCCACACTTCCCGGGTAACCTGTAGGGCGCGGCGGAATTTTCTGTATCAGGCCTTCAGGCAATGCCAAAGCATCCGGGGTAATAGTGGCCATCATGGCATCAAATGCACGCCATTGCTCGGCAGGGTCAACCATCTTAGTAGGTTCCTGTCCATCGTTTTTAAGCGCATGGGTAAAATATAGGCCACCAATTGATTTGGCTACTGCTTCTAACTGATAACGATGTAACAGATACATGGGCACCAGTACTTCTTCTATAGTAGACATCGGCGCATTTTCGCGGATGGCCTTTTCAGAAAAATTATCCAATACTTTGCGCCTGATGCTCATTAACTTATTAAGCTGATCAATAGGGTTTACGCCATCATCCCATTGGTTGGACATGGGGTGCACGTAGCCGCCAATATCAGGGATATATTTGTACCCATCGGCCAGGGTTTGTTTCATAATTTTGTCCAGCGCGTTGTTTTCGTCTACATTTTTAGGAAAATCGGAATAGCCCCAAATGATAGCCCGTTTGTCCCAGCTGCCAATACCTTTTGCATAAGCGTTGCTAATGTCGATAGTGCCGTCGGCTTTCATATCAAAGCGCGGGAAGGGATAATCCATTACCGATGCGCGGTCTTTAGGGCTTGCAGCAAAGTTGTGCGTTAAACCTAATGTGTGGCCAATTTCGTGCGCCGATAATTGCCTGATGCGGGCCAGCGCCATTTCTTCCATTTTTTTGCTAACCGGTTTGCCATCCTCATAGGGTTGTAACAAGCCTTCAGCAATCAGGTAATCTTCACGGTGCCTGTCAGACCCTAAGGTAACTACCCCTTTAATAATTTCACCGGTACGTGGATCGATGTAGGATGAGCCGTAAGAGAATGCCCGGTTTGGCGTACCCGAACGGGTAACCCAGTTAACCACATTATAACGGATATCCATCGGGTCAGCACCTTCAGGCAGTTCCTTAACTATAAAAGCATTTTTATAGCCAGCTGCCTCAAAAGCCTGGTTCCACCAGCTACCGCCTTCTATCAAAGCTTTTTTAATAATAGGCTGCGCCCCGCGGTCGATATAGTATACAATCGGCTCAACCGGCTCGCTTACTGATGCCGACGGGTCTTTTTTGATCAACCTGTGGCGTTCAATGAATTTTTTTGTGATCGGTTCGCTCATAGGTGCAGCAAAATCCATGTACTGGAAGTTAAAGAAGCCCGAGCGGGGATCGAACTTACGCATTTTATAACCGGGTTCAGGCAGTTCAATAAAGGCCTGGTGCTCGTTCAGTGTAACCGAAGTAGGGTCGGGGGCAACACCGCCGCCCCTACGCCCGCCGCCGCCCGAACCTGCAAAGGTTAACATAGCTTCAAATTCGGAGTTTTTAGGAAAGTTTTTGGTATTATCCATATACACAACCGAACGGGTATCATCTAAACGGTAACCTCCGCCTGCGCCGCCACCACCGCGGTTTCCTGCAGCCTGCGCCGTACCTGGATTTCCACTGCCGCTGCCCAGGCCGTCGCCAACGTGCATTACATCGCGTACTACAAATGGGGTAAAATCAATTAACACCTTATCGCCCTCAATGGCCGCCGGACTAAAGCCGAACAGTACAGATTTGGCAAAGTTATGCTCAACCGCTTTCACTTCGTCAGGGTTACCATTTACAGCGCGGTAATTAGTTACCGGTTGAACTAATAACACTTTT of the Mucilaginibacter boryungensis genome contains:
- a CDS encoding ammonium transporter, with product MEVNFTKSKLFDSFRQLTREKWALGATIFSGKILGLFIVIIAMMVVPGLISTSAHAADTYTAHETSMINTVNTIWTLVAAFLVFGMQAGFVMLEAGFARKRETVNILMECIFDTCLCGILFWAIGYAFMFGSGNGFIGWGGADGKTWFFLQNTPLTYGSTGIPVLAHWIFQYAFADTCSTIVSGAMIGRTSFRGDILYSIGITGFIYPILGHWAWGPDGWLVAKGFLDFAGSTVVHTIGGIASLVGAMVLGPRLGRIFKRDGGGMPAPHNLTIAAVGGFLLWFGWYGFNPGSTLSAMDGQGIGRVAANTTLAACAGGIVAMYFALWFGDTKGKFDVGFTVNGFLAGLVAITASCYWVSPLGAILLGAISGVIVYYGTLALEYFRIDDPVGAVPVHGLNGIWGTLSIGFFACGKYGFTGPTGPDDSKPVTGLFYGGGTEQLMHQLVGSASITFATFAIAGIMMFVIGKFPYPWKLRVEEHGELMKGGIDVFEHGTSAYPDQEDDEVSLSGLFESGVKAPLA
- a CDS encoding porin; protein product: MKTKQLLLLALSAFVYTAQAQDAAKPAPADPPLTITGSVDTYYKYDFSGHQNIPTSFATDQNSVSIGMIDLGLKKKVGKAAFVGELAFGPRGQYQSIPNGDGTAANANNSFHIQNLYVSYDLTDKFNLTAGYMATFVGYEVISPTGNFNYSTSYLFTSGPFQNAGFKATYSFSDKVSLMAGIFNDNWNTYTANKDVSTFGAQLMIAPVKGWTAYFNLATGPSSGTIFDLTTAYQITDAFKLGLNGATYTPAHGGGGYDGVALYPQYGVSKDVTLGLRYEYFELKAIGTTPKEHISGLTFTANLKAGPLTFIPEVRFDSWGDKTYTSFTDSKGLATTSASQFSLAAVYAF
- a CDS encoding DUF4468 domain-containing protein — translated: MKNIFLILACCFLVKTSIAQTGQLTLDERNKYIFYQVVDKPAVSADTLFNRCLAGYRSRYLKSFSKIAVVGKQSITIKSAFIVYSNAGLTKHEDGDMAYVMNIEFKEGKYRYWLTDFVYYPYQRNRYGVSERSPGVEVPLERLKDKAGTKTFDNYADQIVKLGIKEGEEIALYLATPQKKTTTTPKINTRNW
- a CDS encoding energy transducer TonB; translated protein: MLISEFDLYKREWLSLVFKNRNQQYGAYELRSHYGSTMVRAMAITFFSVAAFGITETVISRSKPIEPGPDLVRVVPVTLPDDKVYKMPEKHKEAAKPKQEVKQQPPAAAKPVSTQNINYKPVEDNKVTEDPKPVDPNIASGTVDLKVEGSPVGTNAPLVTEGVKGGTGTGEDNGEKGINEVQVMPEPVGGVNAWSKFLQKNLRYPIMAQEAGASGKVFMSFIIEKDGHLSDITVMRKVGYGFDEEATRVLKIAPAWKPGMQNGQPVRVRYTIPINFQLTDQ
- a CDS encoding RNA-binding domain-containing protein, encoding MNIKKLIFEGEGVSLDFKKTITRCDKIAKTMVAFANNKGGRLLIGVADDGSIPGVKYEDEEKYMITKANQQYIRPALEPVFEEVYVDDKLVLIVNIESSDTKPHYALGEDGKWWVYVRVKDKSVLASKIVVDVLKRSADEQGVLIEYSANEKALLGYLQEHNRIDIKEFCKLLTISRKNAQRILVNLVLSGVISIHTTEKEEYYTAI
- a CDS encoding GNAT family N-acetyltransferase: MKVIINDEAYHKKGFSISTDQNLLDFDTIYHYLDKESYWAKGIPADRLRIAIVNSMCFGVYHYDKQIGFARIISDKATFAYLADVFVLNEYRGQGLSKWLMQTIREHPDLQGLRRWSLATADAHGLYQQFGFTVITNPERWMEIFSPYLTQN
- a CDS encoding PaaI family thioesterase — its product is MPISENALKWAIRFYPPLFFQRIWVKSFAKGFKGVEVKVSKSIFNKNYNNSIFGGTIFSAADPFYPLLFHQIFLRRGHNVIVWLKSAQVQYLKPAHKNLHFSISIDDATILEAEQILLSEGKFIRTFTIEIFNNDNELCATVQSEAYARLLS
- a CDS encoding response regulator transcription factor — its product is MDKIKILLAEDELSLAHIVRESLEDRDYKVILSADGEQALQNYYQHAPHILVLDVMMPKMDGFEVAKRIRATDTQTPIIFLTARSQTKDVITGFELGANDYLKKPFSVEELIIRIKVLLTSNRMLVPDNISKNNSYEIGNLLFDAGRNTIAHGINKWGITARESELLSLLYKNKHQVVPKGILLNTIWGDDNFFNARSLDVFVTRLRKHLNADPNVQIINIRGIGYKLVY